Proteins from one Capricornis sumatraensis isolate serow.1 chromosome 2, serow.2, whole genome shotgun sequence genomic window:
- the CCT3 gene encoding T-complex protein 1 subunit gamma isoform X1, whose amino-acid sequence MMGHRPVLVLSQNTKRESGRKVQSGNINAAKTIADIIRTCLGPKSMMKMLLDPMGGIVMTNDGNAILREIQVQHPAAKSMIEISRTQDEEVGDGTTSVIILAGEMLSVAEHFLEQQMHPTVVISAYRKALDDMISTLKKISIPVDTSNRDTMLNIINSSITTKVISRWSSLACNIALDAVKTVQFEENGRKEIDIKKYARVEKIPGGIIEDSCVLRGVMINKDVTHPRMRRYIKNPRIVLLDSSLEYKKGESQTDIEITREEDFTRILQMEEEYIQQLCEDIIQLKPDVVITEKGISDLAQHYLMRANITAIRRVRKTDNNRIARACGARIVSRPEELREEDVGTGAGLLEIKKIGDEYFTFITECKDPKACTILLRGASKEILSEVERNLQDAMQVCRNVLLDPQLVPGGGASEMAVAHALTEKSKAMTGVEQWPYRAVAQALEVIPRTLIQNCGASTIRLLTSLRAKHTQENCETWGVNGETGTLVDMKELGIWEPLAVKLQTYKTAVETAVLLLRIDDIVSGHKKKGDDQSRQGGAPDAGQE is encoded by the exons ATGATGGGTCATCGTCCGGTGCTCGTGCTTA gCCAGAACACAAAGCGTGAATCTGGAAGAAAAGTTCAATCTGGAAACATCAATGCTGCCAAG ACTATCGCAGATATCATCCGAACATGTTTGGGACCGAAGTCTATGATGAAG ATGCTTTTGGACCCCATGGGAGGTATTGTGATGACCAATGATGGCAATGCCATTCTTCGAGAG attcaagTGCAGCATCCAGCGGCCAAGTCCATGATTGAAATTAGCCGGACACAGGATGAAGAGGTTGGAGATGGGACCACATCGGTAATTATTCTTG CTGGGGAGATGCTGTCTGTGGCTGAGCACTTCCTGGAGCAGCAGATGCACCCAACAGTGGTGATCAGTGCTTACCGCAAGGCATTGGATGATATGATCAGCACTCTTAAGAAAATAAG tatCCCTGTCGACACCAGTAACCGAGATACGATGCTGAACATCATCAACAGCTCCATCACTACCAAAGTAATCAGTCGGTGGTCTTCTTTGGCTTGCAACATTGCCCTGGATGCTGTCAAAACTGTACAGTTTGAGGAGAATGGCCGGAAAGAGATTGACATCAAGAAATACGCAAGAGTAGAAAAG ATACCTGGGGGCATCATTGAAGACTCGTGTGTTTTACGTGGAGTCATGATCAACAAGGACGTGACCCATCCACGAATGCGACGCTATATCAAGAACCCTCGCATTGTGCTGCTGGATTCTTCTCTGGAATACAAGAAAGGAGAGAGCCAG ACTGACATTGAAATCACACGAGAGGAAGACTTCACCCGAATCCTCCAAATGGAAGAAGAGTACATTCAGCAGCTCTGTGAGGACATCATCCAGCTGAAGCCTGATGTGGTCATCACAGAGAAGGGCATCTCCG ATTTAGCTCAGCACTACCTCATGCGAGCAAATATCACAGCCATCCGCAGAGTCCGGAAGACAGATAATAATCGCATTGCTAG AGCCTGTGGGGCCCGGATAGTCAGCCGGCCAGAGGAATTGAGAGAAGAAGATGTTGGAACAGGGGCAGGCCTGTTGGaaatcaagaaaattggagatgagTACTTTACATTCATCACTGAATGCAAAGACCCCAAGGCCTGCACAATTCTTCTCCGGGGGGCCAGCAAAGAGATTCTTTCG GAAGTAGAACGCAACCTCCAGGATGCCATGCAAGTGTGCCGCAATGTTCTTCTGGACCCTCAGCTGGTGCCAGGGGGTGGGGCTTCTGAGATGGCTGTGGCTCATGCCTTGACAGAAAAATCCAAAGCCATGACTGGTGTGGAACAGTGGCCATATCGGGCTGTTGCTCAAGCCCTAGAGGTCATCCCTCGCACCCTTATCCAGAACTGTGGAGCCAGCACCATCCGTCTACTTACCTCCCTTAGG GCCAAGCATACCCAGGAGAATTGTGAAACTTGGGGTGTAAATGGTGAGACAGGCACTTTGGTGGACATGAAAGAACTGGGCATCTGGGAACCATTGGCTGTAAAGCTGCAAACGTATAAGACAGCAGTAGAG ACGGCAGTTCTGCTGCTGCGGATTGATGACATCGTCTCAGGCCACAAAAAGAAGGGTGACGACCAGAGCCGGCAGGGCGGAGCTCCTGATGCTGGCCAGGAGTGA
- the CCT3 gene encoding T-complex protein 1 subunit gamma isoform X2: protein MMGHRPVLVLSQNTKRESGRKVQSGNINAAKIQVQHPAAKSMIEISRTQDEEVGDGTTSVIILAGEMLSVAEHFLEQQMHPTVVISAYRKALDDMISTLKKISIPVDTSNRDTMLNIINSSITTKVISRWSSLACNIALDAVKTVQFEENGRKEIDIKKYARVEKIPGGIIEDSCVLRGVMINKDVTHPRMRRYIKNPRIVLLDSSLEYKKGESQTDIEITREEDFTRILQMEEEYIQQLCEDIIQLKPDVVITEKGISDLAQHYLMRANITAIRRVRKTDNNRIARACGARIVSRPEELREEDVGTGAGLLEIKKIGDEYFTFITECKDPKACTILLRGASKEILSEVERNLQDAMQVCRNVLLDPQLVPGGGASEMAVAHALTEKSKAMTGVEQWPYRAVAQALEVIPRTLIQNCGASTIRLLTSLRAKHTQENCETWGVNGETGTLVDMKELGIWEPLAVKLQTYKTAVETAVLLLRIDDIVSGHKKKGDDQSRQGGAPDAGQE from the exons ATGATGGGTCATCGTCCGGTGCTCGTGCTTA gCCAGAACACAAAGCGTGAATCTGGAAGAAAAGTTCAATCTGGAAACATCAATGCTGCCAAG attcaagTGCAGCATCCAGCGGCCAAGTCCATGATTGAAATTAGCCGGACACAGGATGAAGAGGTTGGAGATGGGACCACATCGGTAATTATTCTTG CTGGGGAGATGCTGTCTGTGGCTGAGCACTTCCTGGAGCAGCAGATGCACCCAACAGTGGTGATCAGTGCTTACCGCAAGGCATTGGATGATATGATCAGCACTCTTAAGAAAATAAG tatCCCTGTCGACACCAGTAACCGAGATACGATGCTGAACATCATCAACAGCTCCATCACTACCAAAGTAATCAGTCGGTGGTCTTCTTTGGCTTGCAACATTGCCCTGGATGCTGTCAAAACTGTACAGTTTGAGGAGAATGGCCGGAAAGAGATTGACATCAAGAAATACGCAAGAGTAGAAAAG ATACCTGGGGGCATCATTGAAGACTCGTGTGTTTTACGTGGAGTCATGATCAACAAGGACGTGACCCATCCACGAATGCGACGCTATATCAAGAACCCTCGCATTGTGCTGCTGGATTCTTCTCTGGAATACAAGAAAGGAGAGAGCCAG ACTGACATTGAAATCACACGAGAGGAAGACTTCACCCGAATCCTCCAAATGGAAGAAGAGTACATTCAGCAGCTCTGTGAGGACATCATCCAGCTGAAGCCTGATGTGGTCATCACAGAGAAGGGCATCTCCG ATTTAGCTCAGCACTACCTCATGCGAGCAAATATCACAGCCATCCGCAGAGTCCGGAAGACAGATAATAATCGCATTGCTAG AGCCTGTGGGGCCCGGATAGTCAGCCGGCCAGAGGAATTGAGAGAAGAAGATGTTGGAACAGGGGCAGGCCTGTTGGaaatcaagaaaattggagatgagTACTTTACATTCATCACTGAATGCAAAGACCCCAAGGCCTGCACAATTCTTCTCCGGGGGGCCAGCAAAGAGATTCTTTCG GAAGTAGAACGCAACCTCCAGGATGCCATGCAAGTGTGCCGCAATGTTCTTCTGGACCCTCAGCTGGTGCCAGGGGGTGGGGCTTCTGAGATGGCTGTGGCTCATGCCTTGACAGAAAAATCCAAAGCCATGACTGGTGTGGAACAGTGGCCATATCGGGCTGTTGCTCAAGCCCTAGAGGTCATCCCTCGCACCCTTATCCAGAACTGTGGAGCCAGCACCATCCGTCTACTTACCTCCCTTAGG GCCAAGCATACCCAGGAGAATTGTGAAACTTGGGGTGTAAATGGTGAGACAGGCACTTTGGTGGACATGAAAGAACTGGGCATCTGGGAACCATTGGCTGTAAAGCTGCAAACGTATAAGACAGCAGTAGAG ACGGCAGTTCTGCTGCTGCGGATTGATGACATCGTCTCAGGCCACAAAAAGAAGGGTGACGACCAGAGCCGGCAGGGCGGAGCTCCTGATGCTGGCCAGGAGTGA
- the GLMP gene encoding glycosylated lysosomal membrane protein isoform X1 yields the protein MSGYEKPSRGWGFCAPSPVLLLSLLTAAPLGLLGEETRQVSLKVISNAPDFSQNLLHIRAVGTNSTLHYVWSSLGPPAVLLVATNTPNSTLSVNWSLLLSSDPDGGLMVLPEESIQFSSALVFTRLFEFDSTNMSDAASRPPGKSYPPYSLANFSWNNITDSLDPATLSATFQGHPVRDPTGAFANGSLAFRVQAFSTSGRPAQPPRLLHSADTCQLEVALVGASPRGNRSLFGLEVATLGQGPGCPSMQEQHSIDDEYAPAVFQLDQLLWGSLPSGFMQWRPVAFSQKQGSRDSAMPCHSSPLHPTLAYLLPQSPIVRAFFKTQDHSCAFNLTFGAPTGPGYWDQHYLSWSMLLGVGSPPVDALSPLVLGIMAVALGAPALMLLAGGLFLLLGRKRDSEYQAIN from the exons ATGAGCGGCTATGAAAAGCCTAGCCGGGGTTGGGGGTTCTGTGCCCCCAGCCCCGTGCTCCTCCTGAGTCTACTGACGGCAGCTCCACTTGGCCTGCTGGGGGAGGAGACCCGCCAG GTGTCTCTGAAGGTCATCTCTAACGCGCCGGACTTTTCCCAGAACCTGCTTCATATTCGGGCAGTGGGCACCAACTCCACGCTGCACTATGTGTGGAGCAGCCTGGGTCCCCCAGCAGTGCTGTTGGTGGCCACCAACACCCCCAACAGCACCCTGAGTGTCAACTGGAGCCTCCTGCTCTCCTCTGATCCTGACGGGGGCCTGATGGTGCTCCCCGAGGAGAGCATCCAATTTTCTTCTGCCCTTGTCTTTACCAGG CTGTTTGAGTTTGACAGCACCAATATGTCCGATGCGGCCTCAAGGCCTCCGGGAAAATCATATCCTCCGTACTCCTTGGCCAATTTCTCCTGGAAcaacatcaccgactcactggatcCTGCCACCCTCAGCGCCACATTTCAAGGCCACCCCGTTCGCGACCCCACTGGGGCTTTTGCCAATGGCAGCCTGGCCTTCAGG GTCCAGGCCTTCTCCACCTCTGGCCGACCAGCCCAACCCCCTCGCCTCCTGCACTCGGCGGACACCTGCCAGCTAGAGGTGGCCCTGGTTGGGGCCTCTCCCCGGGGAAACCGCTCCCTGTTTGGGCTGGAGGTAGCCACCTTGGGCCAGGGCCCTGGCTGCCCCTCAATGCAGGAGCAGCACTCCATCGATGATGAGTACGCCCCCGCTGTCTTCCAG TTGGACCAGCTGCTATGGGGCTCCCTCCCATCAGGCTTCATGCAATGGCGACCAGTGGCTTTCTCCCAGAAGCAGGGCAGCCGGGACTCAGCCATGCCCTGCCACTCTTCCCCACTTCACCCCACCTTGGCATACCTTCTCCCCCAGTCACCCATTGTCCGAGCCTTCTTTAAGACCCAGGACCACTCCTGTGCCTTCAATCTGACATTTGGGGCTCCCACAGGCCCTGGCTACTGGGACCAACACTACCTCAGCTG GTCCATGCTCCTGGGTGTGGGCAGCCCTCCAGTGGATGCCTTGTCCCCGCTAGTCCTAGGCATCATGGCAGTGGCCCTAGGTGCCCCAGCACTCATGCTGCTGGCAGGAGGCCTGTTTCTGCTGCTGGGCCGCAAGCGGGACTCTGAATACCAGGCCATAAATTGA
- the GLMP gene encoding glycosylated lysosomal membrane protein isoform X2 gives MSGYEKPSRGWGFCAPSPVLLLSLLTAAPLGLLGEETRQVSLKVISNAPDFSQNLLHIRAVGTNSTLHYVWSSLGPPAVLLVATNTPNSTLSVNWSLLLSSDPDGGLMVLPEESIQFSSALVFTRLFEFDSTNMSDAASRPPGKSYPPYSLANFSWNNITDSLDPATLSATFQGHPVRDPTGAFANGSLAFRVQAFSTSGRPAQPPRLLHSADTCQLEVALVGASPRGNRSLFGLEVATLGQGPGCPSMQEQHSIDDEYAPAVFQSPIVRAFFKTQDHSCAFNLTFGAPTGPGYWDQHYLSWSMLLGVGSPPVDALSPLVLGIMAVALGAPALMLLAGGLFLLLGRKRDSEYQAIN, from the exons ATGAGCGGCTATGAAAAGCCTAGCCGGGGTTGGGGGTTCTGTGCCCCCAGCCCCGTGCTCCTCCTGAGTCTACTGACGGCAGCTCCACTTGGCCTGCTGGGGGAGGAGACCCGCCAG GTGTCTCTGAAGGTCATCTCTAACGCGCCGGACTTTTCCCAGAACCTGCTTCATATTCGGGCAGTGGGCACCAACTCCACGCTGCACTATGTGTGGAGCAGCCTGGGTCCCCCAGCAGTGCTGTTGGTGGCCACCAACACCCCCAACAGCACCCTGAGTGTCAACTGGAGCCTCCTGCTCTCCTCTGATCCTGACGGGGGCCTGATGGTGCTCCCCGAGGAGAGCATCCAATTTTCTTCTGCCCTTGTCTTTACCAGG CTGTTTGAGTTTGACAGCACCAATATGTCCGATGCGGCCTCAAGGCCTCCGGGAAAATCATATCCTCCGTACTCCTTGGCCAATTTCTCCTGGAAcaacatcaccgactcactggatcCTGCCACCCTCAGCGCCACATTTCAAGGCCACCCCGTTCGCGACCCCACTGGGGCTTTTGCCAATGGCAGCCTGGCCTTCAGG GTCCAGGCCTTCTCCACCTCTGGCCGACCAGCCCAACCCCCTCGCCTCCTGCACTCGGCGGACACCTGCCAGCTAGAGGTGGCCCTGGTTGGGGCCTCTCCCCGGGGAAACCGCTCCCTGTTTGGGCTGGAGGTAGCCACCTTGGGCCAGGGCCCTGGCTGCCCCTCAATGCAGGAGCAGCACTCCATCGATGATGAGTACGCCCCCGCTGTCTTCCAG TCACCCATTGTCCGAGCCTTCTTTAAGACCCAGGACCACTCCTGTGCCTTCAATCTGACATTTGGGGCTCCCACAGGCCCTGGCTACTGGGACCAACACTACCTCAGCTG GTCCATGCTCCTGGGTGTGGGCAGCCCTCCAGTGGATGCCTTGTCCCCGCTAGTCCTAGGCATCATGGCAGTGGCCCTAGGTGCCCCAGCACTCATGCTGCTGGCAGGAGGCCTGTTTCTGCTGCTGGGCCGCAAGCGGGACTCTGAATACCAGGCCATAAATTGA
- the TMEM79 gene encoding transmembrane protein 79, producing the protein MTEPETLALLEVKGPETLEKSPPQALVPNGRKLEGEDGVESLGAESSRVGSSAESPTAREGTEDGLDSTVSEAATLPWGTGPQPSAPFPDPPGWRNIEPEPPESEPPTKLEELPEDEASLLPEKAARAFVPIDLQCIERRPQEDLVVCCEASEGEHRRNFLPPRATHPEPPECKWAEAVVKPPGHSCGGCGGCGGREVLRAVASVAAALILFPCLLYGAYAFLPFDAPRLPTMSSRLIYTLRCGVFATFPIVLGILVYGLSLLCFSALRPFGEPRREVEIHRRYVAQSVQLFILYFFNLAVLSTYLPQDTLKLLPLLTGLFAISRLIYWLTFAVGRSFRGFGYGLTFLPLLSMLMWNFYYMFVVEPERMLTASESRLDYPDHARSASDYRPRSRG; encoded by the exons ATGACAGAACCCGAGACCCTGGCCCTGCTGGAAGTGAAGGGGCCTGAGACCCTGGAGAAGAGCCCACCCCAGGCCTTGGTCCCCAATGGCCGGAAGCTGGAAGGGGAAGACGGGGTTGAGTCCCTTGGAGCTGAGTCCTCTAGAGTGGGGTCTTCAGCTGAGTCTCCCACAGCCAGAGAGGGGACCGAGGACGGTCTAGACAGCACAGTAAGTGAGGCTGCCACTTTGCCTTGGGGAACTGGCCCCCAGCCCAGTGCCCCGTTCCCAGATCCCCCGGGCTGGAGGAACATTGAGCCTGAGCCCCCCGAGTCAGAGCCACCCACCAAACTAGAGGAGTTGCCTGAAGATGAAGCCAGCCTGCTGCCCGAGAAGGCAGCCCGGGCCTTTGTGCCCATCGACCTACAGTGCATTGAGCGGCGGCCCCAGGAGGACCTTGTTGTGTGCTGTGAGGCCAGCGAGGGCGAGCACCGCCGGAACTTCCTGCCCCCCCGGGCCACCCACCCTGAGCCCCCGGAGTGCAAGTGGGCCGAAGCGGTGGTGAAGCCGCCTGGCCATTCCTGTGGGGGCTGTGGGGGCTGTGGAGGCCGAGAGGTGCTGAGGGCCGTGGCCTCGGTGGCAGCTGCCCTCATCCTCTTCCCCTGCCTGCTCTACGGGGCATACGCCTTCCTGCCCTTCGATGCCCCACGCCTGCCGACCATGAGTTCCCGCCTTATCTACACCTTGCGCTGTGGGGTCTTTGCTACCTTCCCCATTGTACTGG GGATCCTGGTGTACGGGCTGAGCCTGCTGTGCTTTTCTGCCCTTCGGCCCTTCGGGGAGCCGCGGCGGGAGGTGGAGATCCACCGGCGATACGTGGCCCAGTCGGTCCAGCTCTTCATCCTCTACTTCTTCAACCTGGCCGTGCTTTCCACCTACCTGCCTCAAGATACCCTCAAACTGCTCCCTCTACTCACTGGTCTCTTTGCCATCTCCcg GCTCATATACTGGCTGACCTTCGCTGTGGGCCGCTCCTTCCGAGGCTTTGGCTACGGCCTGACGTTCCTGCCTCTGCTGTCCATGCTGATGTGGAACTTCTACTACATGTTCGTGGTGGAGCCTGAACGCATGCTCACTGCCTCCGAGAGCCGCCTGGACTACCCTGACCATGCCCGCTCAGCCTCAGACTACAGGCCCCGCTCCCGGGGCTGA